From the genome of Bosea sp. Tri-49, one region includes:
- a CDS encoding amidohydrolase has translation MFLTNSDMVELIELRHALHRAPEISGEERETAKAIVGFLEPSAPDRIVTDLGGHGVAAIYEGAEPGPTVLIRCELDALPIEDLSGVPHSSQVAGKGHLCGHDGHMTTVAALSRGLGRQRPQRGRAILLFQPAEETGAGAAAVIADPKFPEIAPDFSFSLHNKPGLPLGSVRISEGPANCASRGLKIVLTGHTSHAATPEHAVSPMKALARLMPELTALGPGGALEGNYRLVTVTHASMGEPAFGITPGHAELWATLRTLNDGLMGSLCAEAEALVREAASAGGLSVAMDYHDVFHHCENHPEAVAHLRRACDEEGIARGETPPQRGSEDFGLFGRSSKSAMFLLGSGDTPPLHNPDYDFPDAIIAPGARVFMRTVRNLLG, from the coding sequence ATGTTTCTCACCAATTCCGACATGGTCGAGCTGATCGAGCTGCGCCATGCCCTGCATCGTGCGCCGGAGATCTCCGGTGAGGAGCGCGAGACGGCAAAGGCGATCGTCGGCTTCCTTGAGCCGAGCGCGCCCGACCGCATCGTCACCGATCTCGGTGGCCATGGCGTCGCTGCGATCTATGAAGGTGCCGAGCCCGGCCCGACCGTGCTGATCCGCTGCGAGCTCGACGCTCTGCCGATCGAGGACCTTTCCGGCGTGCCGCATTCGTCGCAGGTCGCGGGCAAGGGGCATCTCTGCGGCCATGACGGCCATATGACCACGGTCGCGGCCCTGTCGCGCGGACTCGGCCGCCAGCGGCCGCAGCGCGGGCGCGCTATCCTCCTCTTCCAGCCGGCGGAGGAGACCGGGGCAGGGGCAGCCGCGGTAATCGCCGACCCGAAATTCCCCGAGATCGCGCCCGACTTCTCGTTCTCGCTGCACAACAAGCCCGGCCTGCCATTGGGCTCTGTGCGGATTTCGGAGGGGCCGGCCAATTGCGCCTCGCGCGGGCTGAAGATCGTGCTGACCGGCCATACCTCGCATGCCGCGACGCCGGAACACGCGGTCTCGCCGATGAAGGCGCTCGCTCGCCTGATGCCGGAACTGACTGCGCTCGGCCCGGGCGGTGCCCTTGAGGGCAACTACCGCCTCGTCACCGTCACCCATGCCAGCATGGGGGAACCGGCCTTCGGCATCACGCCCGGCCACGCCGAGCTCTGGGCGACGCTGCGCACGCTGAACGATGGGCTGATGGGCTCGCTTTGCGCCGAGGCCGAGGCGCTGGTCCGCGAGGCCGCTTCCGCCGGCGGGCTCTCGGTGGCGATGGATTACCACGACGTCTTCCATCACTGCGAAAACCATCCCGAGGCGGTCGCGCATCTGCGTCGCGCTTGCGACGAGGAGGGCATCGCGCGTGGCGAGACGCCGCCGCAGCGCGGCTCCGAGGATTTCGGCCTGTTCGGCCGCTCCTCGAAATCGGCGATGTTCCTGCTCGGCTCCGGCGACACCCCGCCGCTGCATAATCCCGATTACGACTTCCCTGACGCTATCATCGCGCCCGGCGCCCGCGTCTTCATGCGCACGGTCCGCAATCTGCTCGGTTAG
- the cobF gene encoding precorrin-6A synthase (deacetylating) — MRRIRIIGIGAGNPEHMTIQAIKALNTADVVFVPDKGAEKAALRELREEICRRYIERDGWRTVPLTVPKRAAAGDDYRSSVDDWHAALAESYERLFLEELGEDQIGALLVWGDPSLYDSTLRIIEAVRARGLAFDYDVIPGITSVQALAAAHRLVLNRIGEPVTITTGRKLAEGGFRDAAGSTVVMLDGEQAFGKIDPADLDIWWGAYLGAPQEILASGPLAEISDEIARRREAARAENGWIMDTYLLRRRGLTGGVCR, encoded by the coding sequence ATGCGCAGGATCAGGATCATCGGCATTGGCGCCGGCAATCCCGAGCATATGACGATCCAGGCGATCAAGGCGCTCAACACCGCCGATGTCGTCTTCGTGCCGGACAAGGGCGCCGAGAAGGCGGCCCTGCGGGAGCTGCGCGAGGAGATCTGCCGGCGCTATATCGAACGCGACGGCTGGCGCACCGTGCCGCTCACCGTGCCGAAGCGTGCTGCGGCGGGCGACGATTATCGCAGCAGCGTCGACGACTGGCATGCGGCTCTGGCCGAAAGCTATGAGCGGCTGTTCCTTGAAGAGCTCGGCGAGGATCAGATCGGCGCGCTCCTCGTCTGGGGCGATCCTTCGCTTTACGACAGCACGCTGCGGATCATCGAGGCCGTGCGCGCCCGCGGGCTGGCGTTCGACTACGACGTCATCCCCGGCATCACCAGCGTCCAGGCGCTGGCCGCGGCGCATCGGCTGGTGCTCAACCGGATCGGCGAGCCCGTCACCATCACCACCGGCCGCAAGCTCGCCGAAGGCGGCTTCCGCGACGCCGCCGGCAGCACCGTCGTCATGCTCGACGGCGAGCAGGCTTTCGGGAAGATTGATCCCGCCGACCTCGACATCTGGTGGGGCGCTTATCTCGGCGCGCCGCAGGAAATCCTGGCTTCCGGCCCGCTTGCCGAAATCTCGGATGAGATCGCCCGCAGGCGCGAGGCGGCACGCGCCGAGAATGGCTGGATCATGGACACCTATCTGCTGAGGCGGCGAGGGCTGACCGGCGGCGTTTGCCGTTAG
- a CDS encoding aminotransferase-like domain-containing protein — translation MIDEPDASWLANRLTQRTARGIALDLSQLIRSGLLPVGMRLPTVRELAFRLGVSPGTVSEAWSELKRQKIVSGRGRGGAWVSGDNATPRPTRMASVADFGPDALDLSLAVPDAALMPPLAEALAQAATAENLNSYERTPILPALRDAVAPHWPYRPDAFLATNGGYNAVYSVLHATVLPGSCIAIEDPTAMRLLDIIEDLGAEILPVGRDAQGPLPSELAAALERRPSAFIFQPRTHSVTGQHVSPARLAELGRVLAGSDTLVIEDDGIGDVSIHPPISLGVTMPERVVHIRSFSKSLGPDLRIAVLSAPAMVIRQIQSYRSFSSGWTSRLLQAATAWLLTDAETGKKVAQARAIYAERRQALITCLGERGLAMPESDGLCIWVPVETEQFALVTLAAHGIAVLPGSKCAARPTEHVRVATAILAEGYERVADALIKAAQRGDQR, via the coding sequence ATGATCGACGAACCCGACGCCTCCTGGCTGGCAAACCGCCTGACACAGCGCACCGCGCGCGGCATCGCGCTCGATCTGAGCCAGCTGATCCGCTCCGGCCTGCTGCCGGTCGGCATGCGGCTGCCGACAGTGCGCGAGCTCGCCTTTCGGCTCGGCGTCAGCCCCGGCACCGTCTCGGAAGCCTGGAGCGAGCTGAAGCGGCAGAAGATCGTCTCGGGGCGCGGACGCGGCGGCGCCTGGGTCAGCGGCGACAATGCGACGCCGCGGCCGACGCGGATGGCGAGCGTCGCCGATTTCGGGCCGGATGCGCTCGACCTCTCGCTGGCAGTTCCGGACGCCGCGCTGATGCCACCCCTAGCCGAGGCCTTGGCGCAGGCAGCAACGGCGGAAAACCTCAACAGCTATGAGCGCACGCCGATCCTGCCGGCACTGCGCGATGCGGTGGCGCCGCATTGGCCCTACAGACCGGATGCCTTCCTCGCCACCAATGGCGGCTACAACGCTGTCTACTCGGTATTGCACGCGACCGTCCTGCCCGGCTCCTGCATCGCGATCGAGGATCCGACCGCGATGCGGCTGCTCGACATCATCGAGGACCTCGGCGCCGAGATCCTGCCCGTCGGCCGCGACGCGCAAGGCCCCCTGCCCTCGGAGCTCGCAGCCGCGCTGGAGCGGCGGCCCTCGGCCTTCATCTTCCAGCCGCGCACCCATTCGGTGACGGGCCAGCATGTCAGCCCAGCGCGGCTGGCCGAGCTCGGCCGGGTCCTCGCCGGCAGCGATACGCTGGTGATCGAGGATGACGGCATCGGCGATGTCTCGATCCACCCACCGATCAGCCTGGGCGTGACGATGCCGGAACGGGTCGTGCACATCCGCTCCTTCTCGAAATCGCTCGGGCCGGACTTGCGGATCGCCGTGCTGTCGGCGCCGGCCATGGTGATCCGGCAGATCCAGTCCTATCGCAGCTTCTCCTCGGGCTGGACCAGCCGACTGCTGCAGGCCGCAACCGCCTGGCTGCTGACCGATGCCGAGACGGGAAAAAAGGTCGCACAGGCGCGCGCCATCTATGCCGAGCGCCGGCAGGCGCTGATCACCTGCCTGGGCGAGCGAGGTCTCGCCATGCCGGAAAGCGACGGGTTGTGCATCTGGGTGCCGGTCGAGACCGAGCAGTTCGCGCTGGTGACCCTGGCGGCGCACGGCATCGCAGTGCTACCCGGCAGCAAATGTGCGGCGAGGCCGACCGAGCATGTCCGGGTCGCCACTGCGATCCTGGCCGAGGGTTATGAGCGTGTCGCCGACGCTCTGATCAAGGCGGCGCAGCGGGGCGATCAGCGCTGA
- a CDS encoding GntR family transcriptional regulator, translating into MDISLRLRDPIAPQLVAALRQAIIASELRPGEALSEKEIAGRFGVSRQPVREAFIKLSEAGLVQILPSRGTYVMKISMREVANARFVREAVECALARAASRLIDPAGVARLRRLIAEQAAAAGRDDYSGFTVLDEAFHQAIAEIVDCDYAGKVVESARAQTDRVRYLSLPGTSPIPLLITQHNAIVDAIETGDADTAATAMRIHLREILNALPRIAAEHPDLFEDEELPAHTRTPRQR; encoded by the coding sequence ATGGACATCTCGCTCCGCCTTCGCGATCCGATCGCGCCGCAGCTCGTCGCGGCGTTGCGCCAGGCGATCATCGCCAGCGAACTTCGCCCCGGAGAGGCGCTCTCGGAGAAGGAAATCGCTGGCCGCTTTGGCGTCAGCCGGCAGCCGGTGCGCGAGGCCTTCATCAAGCTCTCGGAGGCCGGGTTGGTGCAGATTCTGCCGAGCCGCGGCACCTATGTCATGAAGATTTCGATGCGCGAGGTCGCCAATGCCCGCTTCGTCCGCGAGGCGGTCGAGTGCGCCTTGGCGCGAGCTGCGAGCCGGCTGATCGATCCCGCAGGCGTCGCGCGCCTACGTCGCCTGATCGCTGAGCAGGCCGCTGCCGCCGGGCGTGATGACTATTCCGGCTTCACCGTGCTGGACGAGGCCTTCCACCAGGCCATCGCCGAGATCGTCGATTGCGATTATGCCGGCAAGGTGGTCGAGAGTGCCCGCGCCCAGACCGACAGGGTGCGCTATCTCTCCTTGCCCGGTACCTCGCCGATCCCGCTGCTGATCACCCAGCACAACGCCATCGTCGATGCGATCGAGACCGGTGATGCCGACACGGCCGCGACCGCGATGCGCATCCATCTGCGTGAGATCCTGAACGCGCTGCCGCGCATTGCCGCCGAGCATCCGGACCTGTTCGAGGATGAGGAGCTGCCGGCCCATACGCGGACACCGCGTCAGCGCTGA